In Candidatus Sericytochromatia bacterium, a single genomic region encodes these proteins:
- a CDS encoding peroxiredoxin, protein MLQPTHLAPEFTATAVVDGQFKQVSLADYRGKNVILLFYPLDFTFVCPTEILAFSDRIGDFKARNTEVLGISTDSHFSHLAWTNTKRQEGGIEGLAYPLVADFTKSISRDYGVLEEKGGVAFRGLFLIDKDGVIQHITINNLPLGRSVDEALRMVEALTHFETHGEVCPANWRPGEKAMIADTEKSKAYFRESAAVGAR, encoded by the coding sequence ATGCTGCAACCGACGCACCTTGCCCCGGAATTTACCGCCACAGCCGTGGTCGATGGTCAGTTCAAACAGGTCTCGCTCGCGGACTATCGGGGCAAGAACGTGATCCTGCTCTTCTATCCGCTCGACTTCACCTTCGTTTGCCCCACTGAGATTCTGGCCTTCTCGGACCGCATCGGCGACTTCAAAGCGCGGAACACGGAAGTACTGGGTATCTCGACCGACTCCCATTTTTCTCACCTGGCCTGGACCAACACCAAGCGCCAGGAAGGTGGCATCGAAGGCTTGGCCTATCCGCTGGTGGCGGATTTCACCAAGTCGATCTCCCGTGATTACGGGGTGCTCGAGGAGAAGGGCGGTGTGGCGTTCCGTGGCTTGTTCCTGATCGACAAGGACGGCGTGATCCAGCACATCACCATCAACAACCTGCCGCTTGGCCGCTCGGTCGACGAGGCCCTGCGAATGGTGGAAGCGCTGACCCACTTCGAGACGCACGGCGAGGTCTGCCCGGCGAACTGGCGTCCCGGCGAAAAGGCCATGATTGCCGACACGGAGAAGTCCAAGGCCTATTTCCGGGAATCGGCTGCCGTCGGCGCACGCTGA
- a CDS encoding 2-oxoglutarate dehydrogenase E1 component, translating into MSDLLTILDGSNAAYVEALYEDYLTDPNAVPDAWRQFFDGQRNGAADVPHRDVVAAFAELAAMGPSPVIAVAPATDRQGARGDALVEAIRTQGHLQAAINPLFPAAAVETLSPAHHGLGQEDLAAPYSAGPFRGTLQSVLDQLLATYCGPIGFELSHLPETERAWFQQRIEAWGGTQLPDVTTRQRALMRLTAAEGLERYLHKRYVGQKRFSLEGGEALIPMLDQLIQRGGATGVRECVIGMAHRGRLNVLINVLGKKPSDLFAEFEGKKALPAHLAGDVKYHMGFSSDVETPGGKMHLTLAFNPSHLELVNAVVEGSVRARQDRRRDASGASVLPVLIHGDAAVIGQGIVAECLNLSQLRGFKTGGTLHLVVNNQVGFSVSDPRDTRTSRYCTDIGKMVDAPAFHVNGDDPDACLFAVNLALEYRQAFGKDVFVDLLCFRRHGHNESDEPRATQPQMYHTIDAHPGTRQLYADKLVAGGVVSADFAQKAIEETRDLLDLGARTIEAVETDLHSEAAKAWAPFVTAPADVHSSPDTGVALDRLLSLGTQLTSPPEGFQLHKRIQAILEDRKRMLASELAIDWGFAENLAYASLLTEGHPVRISGQDSGRGTFFHRHAIWHDQRAGLDYTEKAHLPLAHLAEGQARVDVIDSTLSEEAVLAFEYGYAATEPSALVIWEAQYGDFANGAQAVIDQYIAAGEVKWQRLSGVVMMLPHGYEGQGPEHSSARLERYMSLCADDNLQVAVPSTAAQMFHLLRRQVKRGLRKPLVIMSPKSMLRMKSAASSLQDLAQGRFQEVIGDDLPPSSISRVVLCSGKLYHELAEARTKHQLSDVALVRIEQLYPFPSRRIVTELATYAGAKTIVWAQEEPQNNGAWGTIRDELEAALAPGQTLRYAGRPRAASPAVGSTARHNEQQAALIEQALFGARVPTPETANA; encoded by the coding sequence ATGTCCGACCTGCTCACCATTCTCGACGGTTCCAATGCGGCCTATGTCGAGGCGCTGTACGAAGATTACCTGACCGACCCGAACGCGGTGCCTGACGCCTGGCGGCAATTTTTCGATGGCCAGCGAAACGGAGCGGCCGACGTTCCCCACCGCGACGTCGTGGCCGCCTTCGCCGAATTGGCTGCGATGGGGCCCTCGCCGGTGATCGCGGTTGCTCCTGCGACGGACCGCCAGGGCGCCCGCGGGGACGCGCTGGTCGAGGCCATCCGGACCCAGGGGCACTTGCAGGCGGCCATCAACCCGCTCTTCCCAGCGGCAGCCGTGGAGACCCTGTCGCCGGCCCACCACGGTCTGGGGCAGGAAGATCTGGCGGCCCCCTATTCGGCCGGTCCTTTCCGAGGGACGCTGCAGTCGGTCCTGGACCAGCTGCTGGCGACCTACTGCGGTCCGATTGGTTTCGAATTGAGTCACTTGCCGGAGACCGAGCGCGCGTGGTTCCAGCAGCGAATTGAAGCCTGGGGCGGCACGCAATTGCCGGATGTCACCACGCGCCAGCGGGCGCTGATGCGACTCACCGCCGCAGAAGGCCTCGAGCGCTACCTGCACAAGCGGTATGTCGGCCAGAAGCGCTTCTCCTTGGAAGGCGGCGAGGCGCTCATTCCCATGCTCGACCAGCTGATTCAGCGGGGCGGCGCCACGGGAGTGCGGGAATGTGTCATCGGGATGGCCCATCGGGGGCGCTTGAACGTGCTCATCAACGTGCTGGGCAAAAAGCCGAGTGACCTGTTCGCCGAATTCGAGGGTAAAAAGGCGCTCCCGGCGCATCTGGCCGGCGACGTAAAATATCACATGGGTTTCTCGTCGGACGTCGAAACTCCTGGCGGCAAGATGCACCTGACCCTCGCCTTCAACCCGTCGCACCTGGAACTGGTCAACGCCGTGGTCGAGGGCAGCGTGCGGGCCCGTCAGGACCGTCGTCGGGATGCGAGCGGAGCCTCCGTGTTGCCGGTCCTGATTCACGGCGATGCCGCCGTGATCGGCCAGGGCATCGTGGCGGAGTGTCTGAACCTGTCCCAGTTGCGGGGCTTCAAGACCGGTGGCACGCTTCACCTGGTGGTCAACAACCAGGTGGGTTTCAGCGTGAGCGACCCGCGGGATACGCGCACGAGCCGTTACTGCACCGACATTGGCAAGATGGTCGATGCGCCGGCGTTCCACGTCAACGGGGACGACCCGGACGCCTGCCTCTTTGCGGTCAACCTGGCGCTCGAGTACCGTCAGGCTTTCGGCAAGGACGTCTTCGTCGACCTGCTGTGCTTCCGTCGCCACGGCCACAACGAGTCGGACGAACCGCGCGCCACGCAGCCTCAGATGTACCACACCATCGACGCCCATCCGGGAACGCGCCAGCTATATGCTGACAAGTTGGTGGCCGGCGGGGTGGTGTCGGCAGACTTTGCTCAGAAGGCCATCGAAGAAACACGCGACCTGCTCGACCTGGGGGCGCGCACCATCGAGGCCGTCGAGACGGACTTGCATTCCGAGGCCGCCAAGGCGTGGGCTCCCTTCGTCACCGCCCCGGCTGACGTACACTCCTCGCCCGATACCGGGGTGGCTTTGGACCGCCTGCTGTCGCTGGGCACCCAACTGACGTCCCCCCCGGAGGGGTTCCAACTGCACAAGCGCATTCAGGCCATCCTGGAAGACCGGAAGCGCATGCTGGCCTCTGAACTCGCCATCGATTGGGGCTTTGCCGAAAATCTGGCCTATGCCTCGCTGCTCACGGAAGGTCACCCCGTGCGTATCAGCGGTCAGGACAGCGGGCGCGGCACCTTCTTCCACCGGCACGCCATCTGGCACGATCAGCGGGCCGGGCTGGACTACACCGAGAAAGCGCACCTGCCTTTGGCACACCTGGCTGAAGGGCAGGCGCGGGTCGACGTGATCGATTCGACCCTGTCCGAGGAAGCCGTGCTGGCCTTCGAATACGGCTATGCCGCCACCGAACCGTCCGCCCTGGTCATCTGGGAAGCGCAGTATGGCGACTTCGCCAACGGGGCTCAGGCGGTCATCGACCAGTACATCGCGGCCGGGGAGGTCAAGTGGCAGCGGCTGAGCGGGGTGGTGATGATGTTGCCCCACGGATACGAAGGGCAAGGCCCGGAGCATTCCTCCGCTCGCCTGGAACGCTATATGAGCCTCTGTGCCGACGACAACCTGCAAGTGGCAGTGCCCAGCACGGCCGCTCAGATGTTTCACTTGTTGCGCCGTCAGGTGAAGCGGGGGCTGCGCAAGCCCTTGGTGATCATGAGCCCCAAGAGCATGCTGCGCATGAAGTCGGCCGCCTCGTCCCTGCAAGACTTGGCGCAAGGCCGCTTCCAGGAAGTCATCGGCGACGACTTGCCCCCCTCCAGCATCAGCCGTGTCGTGCTGTGCAGCGGAAAGCTCTACCACGAGCTGGCAGAGGCGCGCACCAAGCATCAACTCTCCGACGTGGCCCTGGTGCGCATCGAGCAGCTCTATCCGTTCCCGTCCCGCCGGATTGTCACCGAACTGGCCACCTATGCTGGGGCCAAGACGATCGTCTGGGCGCAGGAAGAGCCGCAAAACAACGGCGCCTGGGGGACCATTCGGGATGAACTGGAGGCCGCCCTGGCCCCGGGGCAAACCCTGCGGTACGCCGGACGCCCGCGTGCCGCCTCCCCGGCGGTGGGCAGCACGGCGCGGCACAACGAACAGCAAGCGGCCCTGATCGAGCAAGCCCTGTTCGGTGCCCGTGTCCCGACGCCGGAAACCGCCAACGCCTGA
- the odhB gene encoding 2-oxoglutarate dehydrogenase complex dihydrolipoyllysine-residue succinyltransferase — protein MAIEVKVPPFSESISEGTLVSIKKKVGDRVERDELLAEIETDKVVLEVTAQQAGAVTAVLKAEGDVVKSGEVILSLDPAAASAPAPVPAAATAAAEAPTPAVATAAAPTAPAAAPATAAAHGPAVRKLAAESGVDLNGVAASGKAGRVTKGDLLAHLATGGKVSRPEQRVPMTRIRQRIADRLKEVQNTAAVLTTFNEVNMQPVMDLRKKYQDAFTKKHGVKLGFMSFFVKAVTEALKAHPVINASVEGKDIIYHGYFDIGIAVATDRGLVVPILRDTERMSLADIEKQIAEFGTRARANKLSLDDLQGGTFSITNGGIFGSMLSTPILNAPQSAILGMHNIVERPVAENGQVVIRPVMYLALSYDHRIIDGSDAVQFLVKVRDALQDPARMLLEV, from the coding sequence ATGGCCATCGAAGTCAAAGTTCCTCCCTTCTCCGAATCGATCAGCGAAGGCACCCTGGTTTCCATCAAGAAAAAGGTGGGCGACCGCGTGGAACGCGATGAACTGCTCGCCGAGATCGAGACCGACAAGGTCGTGCTGGAGGTGACCGCCCAGCAGGCTGGAGCCGTCACGGCCGTGCTCAAGGCCGAGGGGGACGTGGTCAAGAGCGGCGAGGTCATCCTGTCGCTGGACCCCGCCGCGGCCAGCGCGCCCGCGCCAGTTCCAGCGGCGGCAACGGCGGCCGCGGAGGCGCCGACTCCCGCCGTAGCAACGGCCGCCGCACCGACCGCCCCAGCGGCCGCGCCAGCCACCGCCGCCGCCCACGGACCTGCCGTGCGCAAACTGGCGGCCGAGTCGGGCGTCGACCTGAACGGGGTGGCCGCCTCTGGCAAGGCGGGACGTGTGACCAAGGGCGACCTGCTGGCTCATCTGGCGACGGGTGGCAAGGTGAGCCGACCGGAGCAGCGCGTCCCCATGACCCGCATCCGGCAGCGCATTGCGGATCGGCTCAAGGAAGTTCAGAACACGGCGGCGGTGCTGACCACGTTCAATGAAGTCAACATGCAGCCCGTGATGGACCTTCGCAAGAAGTATCAGGATGCCTTCACCAAGAAACACGGGGTGAAGCTGGGCTTCATGAGCTTCTTCGTCAAAGCGGTGACCGAGGCCCTCAAGGCCCATCCCGTGATCAATGCCTCGGTGGAAGGCAAGGACATCATCTACCACGGTTACTTCGACATCGGAATCGCCGTGGCCACCGACCGTGGCCTGGTCGTGCCGATCCTGCGGGATACCGAGCGGATGAGCCTGGCGGACATCGAGAAGCAGATTGCAGAGTTCGGCACGCGTGCCCGCGCCAACAAATTGAGTCTGGATGACCTGCAAGGCGGAACCTTCAGCATCACCAATGGCGGCATCTTTGGGTCGATGCTGAGCACTCCCATCCTGAATGCGCCGCAGAGCGCCATTCTCGGAATGCATAACATCGTTGAACGGCCCGTGGCGGAAAATGGCCAGGTGGTGATTCGCCCGGTGATGTACCTGGCCCTCTCCTACGACCACCGCATCATCGACGGTTCGGACGCCGTCCAGTTCCTGGTCAAGGTGCGTGATGCCCTGCAGGACCCGGCCCGCATGCTGCTCGAGGTGTAG
- the lpdA gene encoding dihydrolipoyl dehydrogenase, with protein sequence MDRFDVLVIGGGPGGYVAAIRAAQLGLKTACVDAWTRKGGGSLGGTCLNVGCIPSKALLDSSERFEQLQHEAIHHGIEVQGSVTLNVEKMLARKEAVVDKLTGGIEFLFKKNKVTRIHGKGRFVRREADAWLIDAGGTEVLATHVIVATGSVPRTLPIAPFDGDKVVDNEGALSFASVPARLGVIGAGVIGLELGSVWRRLGSHVTILEAAPAFLAAADQAIAKEAQREFIKQGLNLTLGVQIAEVDASGSGVIVRYVDAGTPKTLEVDRLIVSIGRVPYTSGLGAEAVGLALDDRGFVRTDAHLRTNLPNVWAVGDVVGGAMLAHKAEDEGVAVAETIAGQAGHVNYDAMPWVIYTSPEIAWVGRTEQDLTAAGIPIRTGRFPFAANGRALGHGDPRGFVKVIAHAESDEILGVHMIGANVSELLAEAVALMEFRASAEDLARTTHGHPTLSEVVKEAALAALGRALHA encoded by the coding sequence ATGGATCGCTTTGATGTCCTGGTGATTGGCGGTGGCCCCGGCGGTTATGTGGCGGCCATCCGGGCGGCGCAGCTCGGCCTCAAGACGGCCTGTGTGGATGCCTGGACCCGCAAAGGGGGCGGAAGCCTCGGTGGCACCTGCCTGAATGTGGGCTGCATCCCCTCCAAGGCGCTGCTGGATAGTTCCGAACGCTTCGAACAGTTGCAGCACGAAGCGATCCACCACGGGATCGAGGTGCAGGGCAGCGTGACGCTGAACGTCGAAAAAATGCTCGCCCGCAAGGAGGCCGTGGTCGATAAGCTGACGGGCGGCATCGAATTCTTGTTCAAGAAGAACAAGGTCACGCGGATTCACGGCAAGGGACGCTTCGTGCGCCGAGAAGCCGATGCCTGGCTGATCGATGCGGGTGGCACCGAAGTGCTGGCGACCCACGTGATCGTGGCGACCGGCTCCGTGCCCCGCACCCTGCCGATCGCACCGTTCGACGGCGACAAGGTCGTCGACAACGAGGGGGCGCTTTCGTTCGCGAGCGTGCCCGCCCGGCTCGGCGTGATCGGAGCGGGCGTGATCGGGCTGGAACTGGGCAGCGTCTGGCGTCGCCTGGGCTCTCACGTGACGATTCTGGAGGCCGCACCCGCCTTCCTGGCGGCGGCGGATCAGGCGATCGCCAAGGAGGCTCAGCGTGAATTCATCAAGCAAGGTCTGAATCTGACCCTCGGTGTGCAGATTGCCGAGGTCGATGCCAGCGGTTCCGGCGTGATTGTGCGCTACGTGGACGCCGGCACGCCCAAAACCTTGGAGGTCGATCGCCTGATCGTCTCGATCGGGCGGGTGCCTTACACGTCCGGCCTCGGGGCGGAGGCCGTCGGCCTGGCCCTTGATGACCGGGGCTTCGTCCGGACGGACGCGCACCTGCGCACCAACCTGCCCAACGTGTGGGCGGTCGGGGATGTGGTGGGCGGCGCCATGCTGGCGCACAAGGCCGAAGACGAAGGCGTGGCCGTGGCCGAAACGATTGCCGGCCAGGCGGGCCACGTCAATTACGATGCGATGCCCTGGGTCATCTACACCAGCCCCGAGATCGCCTGGGTCGGCCGCACCGAGCAGGACCTCACGGCAGCGGGAATTCCGATTCGCACCGGGCGTTTCCCCTTTGCGGCCAACGGCCGAGCGCTGGGCCACGGGGATCCGCGCGGCTTCGTGAAGGTGATTGCCCACGCGGAAAGCGACGAGATCTTGGGCGTTCACATGATCGGCGCCAATGTCTCCGAACTGCTGGCCGAGGCCGTCGCGCTGATGGAATTCCGCGCCTCGGCGGAGGATCTGGCGCGCACCACCCATGGCCATCCGACCCTCTCGGAGGTGGTCAAGGAAGCGGCCCTCGCCGCCTTGGGGCGCGCCCTGCACGCCTGA
- a CDS encoding AMP-binding protein — protein sequence MHPVWLSHYPAGVSPSIDPALHHSILDLLDASARDYRDQPAYTCMGKTLTFGEVDRLARQFAAFLRGELGLQPGDRIALQMPNTLQYPVALYGALRAGLVVVNTNPLYTVREMAHQFNDSGAKALVVMANFCQNVQEVLPETGLQHVIVTEMGDLLGFPKGPIVNFVVRHVKKLVPAYTLPRAISFKEALSRGAGRPLPESRLGREDIAFLQYTGGTTGVSKGAVLTHGNILANVAQIAAWMSPRLDPGREVVVTPLPLYHIFSLTVNCLAFSTFGGHNILIPNPRDMAGFLAEMKRYPFTVMTGVNTLFNGIMNHADFDAATFRHLKFAVGGAMAVQRSVAERWKSMTGCPIVEGYGLTESSPVVTCNPVGGGEQIGTIGQPVPNTEIKLVDDDGNEVAEGESGELCVRGPQVMQGYHNRPDETAKVIRDGWLHTGDVAVMQPDGFFRIVDRKKDMILVSGFNVYPNEVEDVIASHPKVLEVAVIGVPHEASGEAVKAFVVKRDGSLTAEDVIAHCRDGLTGYKVPRTVEFRDSLPKTNVGKILRRELREPAKG from the coding sequence ATGCATCCCGTCTGGCTTTCTCACTATCCGGCTGGTGTCTCTCCCTCGATTGACCCCGCGCTCCACCACTCCATTCTTGACTTGCTGGATGCCAGCGCTCGGGACTACCGGGACCAGCCGGCCTACACCTGCATGGGCAAAACCTTGACCTTCGGTGAGGTGGATCGCCTCGCTCGCCAGTTTGCCGCCTTTCTGCGGGGGGAATTGGGCCTGCAGCCTGGTGACCGCATCGCCTTGCAGATGCCCAACACGCTGCAGTATCCGGTGGCGCTTTATGGGGCCCTGCGGGCAGGGTTGGTGGTGGTCAATACCAACCCCCTCTATACCGTGCGGGAGATGGCCCATCAGTTCAACGACAGTGGCGCCAAGGCGCTCGTGGTCATGGCGAACTTTTGCCAGAATGTGCAGGAAGTCTTGCCCGAGACAGGCCTTCAGCACGTGATCGTGACGGAAATGGGCGACTTGCTGGGATTCCCCAAAGGGCCGATCGTCAATTTCGTGGTCCGGCACGTCAAGAAGCTGGTCCCCGCTTACACGTTGCCGCGGGCGATCTCGTTCAAGGAGGCCCTCTCGCGAGGAGCAGGGCGTCCGCTGCCGGAGAGCAGGCTGGGGCGCGAGGACATCGCCTTCTTGCAATACACCGGCGGGACGACCGGCGTGAGCAAGGGCGCTGTGCTGACCCACGGCAACATTCTGGCCAACGTGGCCCAGATTGCTGCGTGGATGTCGCCGCGGCTGGACCCCGGCCGAGAGGTGGTGGTCACCCCGCTGCCGCTCTACCACATCTTCTCTCTCACGGTGAATTGCCTGGCCTTCTCCACCTTCGGCGGGCACAACATCTTGATTCCCAATCCCCGCGATATGGCGGGTTTTCTGGCCGAGATGAAGCGCTACCCCTTCACGGTGATGACGGGCGTCAACACCCTGTTCAACGGCATCATGAACCACGCCGATTTCGACGCGGCCACCTTCCGGCACTTGAAGTTTGCCGTCGGGGGCGCGATGGCGGTTCAGCGCAGTGTGGCGGAGCGCTGGAAGTCGATGACTGGTTGTCCGATCGTCGAAGGATACGGCCTGACCGAGTCCTCGCCGGTGGTCACCTGCAATCCGGTCGGGGGCGGCGAGCAGATCGGCACGATCGGGCAACCGGTTCCGAACACCGAGATCAAACTGGTCGATGATGATGGAAACGAGGTGGCAGAAGGGGAATCGGGTGAGTTGTGCGTGCGCGGTCCGCAGGTGATGCAGGGGTATCACAACCGCCCGGACGAGACCGCCAAGGTGATCCGGGATGGCTGGCTGCACACCGGTGACGTGGCCGTGATGCAACCGGACGGCTTCTTTCGGATCGTGGACCGCAAGAAGGACATGATTCTTGTCTCCGGCTTCAACGTGTATCCCAACGAGGTGGAGGACGTGATCGCCAGCCACCCCAAGGTGCTCGAGGTGGCCGTGATCGGCGTGCCCCACGAGGCCAGTGGAGAAGCCGTCAAGGCCTTCGTGGTCAAACGCGATGGCTCATTGACGGCGGAAGACGTGATCGCCCACTGTCGTGACGGCTTGACCGGCTACAAGGTGCCGCGCACCGTGGAATTCCGCGACAGCCTGCCCAAGACCAACGTAGGCAAGATCCTCCGCCGCGAACTGCGGGAACCGGCCAAGGGGTGA